In one window of Arachis ipaensis cultivar K30076 chromosome B06, Araip1.1, whole genome shotgun sequence DNA:
- the LOC107605298 gene encoding probable carboxylesterase 15 gives MASNTGKKVVEEVSGFLRVYDDGTVDRTWTGPPQAQILMNPVPPHQEFINGVATKDLIINPETGLKARIYLPETTTEQPTNKLPLLLHFHGGGYCITQPDWFMYYHFYTNLVRKARAPCVSVYLPLAPEHKLPAASDAALASLMWIRSLALAESCEPWLTTDILDFKRVFLIGDSAGGNIVHDVAARAGCTDIEPVRLVGGLILCPGFLRSGPIKSYMESEESTMLTRDMVDKLMDLAVPEPSATTKDHPIISPMGPQAPLLAGLRLPAMFVAVGEKDLMRDTQLEYCEAMKDAGKEVEVVVFDSMPHCFYVDKIGMELDARVAAETERLIERVVDFIRSH, from the coding sequence ATGGCTTCTAACACCGGCAAGAAAGTTGTGGAAGAGGTTTCCGGCTTCTTACGGGTGTACGACGACGGCACAGTAGACCGTACATGGACTGGGCCGCCACAGGCCCAGATTCTTATGAATCCAGTCCCACCACATCAAGAATTCATCAACGGCGTTGCCACCAAAGACCTCATCATAAACCCAGAAACTGGCTTAAAGGCGCGCATATACCTTCCTGAAACAACAACAGAACAACCGACAAATAAGCTTCCCCTCCTTCTCCATTTTCATGGCGGGGGATACTGTATAACCCAACCCGACTGGTTCATGTACTATCACTTCTATACCAACCTCGTGCGCAAGGCACGTGCTCCGTGCGTGTCAGTGTACTTGCCCTTAGCTCCAGAGCACAAGCTTCCGGCGGCAAGCGACGCAGCACTTGCGTCACTCATGTGGATCCGTTCTTTGGCTCTAGCCGAGTCGTGTGAGCCATGGCTCACGACGGATATTCTTGATTTCAAGCGAGTTTTTCTTATTGGCGACAGTGCCGGTGGAAACATTGTTCATGACGTGGCAGCTCGAGCAGGGTGTACGGACATCGAGCCAGTGAGGTTGGTCGGTGGGTTGATCTTGTGCCCTGGCTTTCTACGCTCAGGGCCTATTAAGTCTTACATGGAAAGCGAAGAGTCAACGATGTTGACTAGAGATATGGTCGACAAGCTGATGGATTTGGCGGTGCCGGAGCCAAGTGCAACCACCAAGGATCACCCGATTATAAGCCCGATGGGTCCCCAAGCACCGCTGCTGGCGGGGCTGAGGCTGCCGGCGATGTTTGTTGCCGTTGGCGAGAAGGATTTGATGCGTGACACGCAGTTGGAGTATTGTGAGGCCATGAAAGATGCGGGGAAAGAGGTGGAGGTTGTGGTGTTTGATTCGATGCCGCATTGCTTCTATGTGGATAAGATTGGCATGGAGTTGGATGCGAGAGTGGCTGCGGAGACTGAAAGGCTAATTGAAAGGGTTGTTGACTTCATTAGGAGTCATTAA